A portion of the uncultured Bacteroides sp. genome contains these proteins:
- the rpsT gene encoding 30S ribosomal protein S20, producing MANHKSSIKRIRQEEKRRIHNRYYGKTMRNAVRKLRSTTDKAEAVAMYPSVTKTIDKLAKVNIIHKNKANNLKSRLAIYINKLA from the coding sequence ATGGCAAATCATAAATCATCAATCAAGAGAATCAGACAAGAAGAAAAAAGAAGAATTCATAACAGATATTATGGTAAAACCATGAGAAACGCTGTTAGAAAGCTTCGTTCGACTACTGACAAAGCAGAGGCAGTTGCAATGTATCCTAGTGTTACTAAGACAATAGATAAGTTGGCTAAAGTGAATATCATTCACAAGAATAAAGCCAACAATCTGAAGTCTAGACTGGCTATCTACATCAACAAGTTAGCTTAA
- the recO gene encoding DNA repair protein RecO has protein sequence MLQKTIGIVLHVLKYSDTSNIIEMYTEQLGRCSYIISVSRAKNSNVRAVLFQPLSIIEFEADYRPTVNLHRIKEAKIYFPFTSIPYDPYKSAIALFLAEFLYRAVREEVENQPLFAYLRHSIAWLDEQQGGYANFHLVFLMRLSRFLGLYPNLEGYQKGDYFDLQNACFVPMRPQQHSFFIEPPDSSRLMQLMRMNYETMHLFGMNRADRARCLAIINEYYRLHLPDFPVLNSLAVLQDLFD, from the coding sequence ATGTTGCAGAAAACGATTGGGATTGTTCTTCACGTTTTGAAATACAGTGATACATCCAATATAATTGAGATGTATACTGAGCAATTGGGCCGATGCTCGTATATCATTTCAGTTTCTCGTGCAAAGAATTCGAATGTGAGAGCCGTCTTGTTTCAACCTTTGTCCATCATTGAGTTTGAAGCGGATTATCGTCCTACTGTTAATCTACATCGTATTAAAGAAGCTAAAATTTATTTCCCTTTTACTTCAATACCTTACGATCCTTACAAATCGGCTATCGCTCTTTTCCTGGCTGAATTTCTTTATAGAGCTGTCAGAGAGGAGGTCGAAAATCAGCCTTTGTTTGCTTATTTGCGCCACTCTATTGCTTGGCTTGATGAACAACAAGGGGGATATGCTAATTTTCATTTAGTATTTTTGATGCGTCTTTCTCGTTTTTTAGGATTATATCCGAATTTAGAGGGCTATCAAAAGGGTGATTACTTTGACTTGCAGAATGCTTGTTTTGTACCAATGCGTCCGCAACAGCACTCTTTTTTTATCGAACCGCCTGACTCTAGTCGGCTGATGCAGTTAATGCGTATGAACTATGAAACCATGCATCTTTTTGGCATGAATAGAGCTGATCGGGCCCGCTGCCTTGCTATAATTAATGAATATTACAGACTTCACTTACCGGATTTCCCGGTACTTAACTCCTTGGCGGTGCTGCAAGATTTGTTTGATTAA
- the gpmI gene encoding 2,3-bisphosphoglycerate-independent phosphoglycerate mutase — protein sequence MTKKALLMILDGWGIGSHGKADVIFNTPTPYWDYLVKTYPNSQLQASGENVGLPDGQMGNSEVGHLNIGAGRVVYQDLVKINLACRENTIMQNPEVVSAFSYAKNNGKSIHFMGLTSDGGVHSSLDHLYKLCDISKEYGVENTFIHCFMDGRDTDPKSGKGFIEQLEAHCQTSAGKIASIIGRYYAMDRDKRWERVKEAYDLLVNGAGKKADNMVQAMQESYDAGVTDEFIKPIVNAGVDGTIKEGDVVIFFNYRNDRAKELTAVLTQQDMPEVGMKTVPGLQYYCMTPYDSSFKGVHILFDKDNVENTLGEYLAKEKKSQLHIAETEKYAHVTFFFNGGRETPYEGEDRILVASPKVATYDLKPEMSAYEVKDKLVAAINENKYDFIVVNYANGDMVGHTGIYEAIEKAVAAVDNCVKETIEAAKVQGYEAIIIADHGNADNAVNEDGSPNTAHSLNPVPCIYVTENKNAEVGNGRLADVAPTILKIMGLEAPKEMTGKILIK from the coding sequence ATGACTAAAAAAGCCCTTTTAATGATTCTTGATGGCTGGGGAATCGGTAGTCACGGAAAAGCTGACGTAATCTTTAATACTCCCACTCCTTATTGGGATTATCTGGTAAAAACATATCCGAACTCTCAACTACAGGCAAGTGGTGAGAATGTTGGTTTGCCCGACGGACAAATGGGAAATTCAGAAGTTGGTCACCTCAATATTGGTGCCGGACGCGTAGTTTATCAGGATTTGGTGAAAATCAATCTGGCCTGCCGTGAAAATACCATTATGCAGAATCCTGAGGTGGTTTCAGCTTTCTCTTATGCGAAAAACAACGGAAAGAGCATTCACTTTATGGGCTTGACTTCGGATGGTGGCGTGCACAGCTCACTCGATCACCTGTATAAACTTTGTGATATTTCTAAAGAGTACGGCGTTGAAAACACTTTCATTCACTGCTTTATGGATGGTCGTGATACTGACCCGAAGAGCGGGAAAGGTTTCATCGAACAACTTGAAGCGCATTGCCAGACTTCTGCCGGGAAAATAGCCTCCATCATTGGTCGCTATTATGCAATGGATCGCGACAAGCGTTGGGAACGTGTGAAGGAGGCTTATGATTTGTTGGTAAACGGAGCAGGTAAGAAAGCTGATAACATGGTTCAGGCAATGCAGGAATCTTATGATGCAGGTGTGACAGACGAGTTCATTAAACCAATTGTAAATGCAGGAGTTGACGGAACGATCAAAGAGGGTGATGTGGTTATCTTCTTTAACTACCGTAATGACCGTGCCAAGGAACTTACCGCTGTGCTTACTCAGCAAGATATGCCTGAAGTCGGAATGAAAACGGTTCCCGGTTTGCAATACTATTGCATGACTCCATACGATTCTTCATTCAAAGGTGTACACATCTTGTTTGACAAAGATAATGTGGAAAATACGTTGGGCGAGTATTTGGCTAAGGAAAAGAAGTCTCAGTTGCACATTGCCGAAACAGAGAAATATGCTCACGTTACTTTCTTCTTTAATGGTGGCCGCGAAACTCCTTATGAAGGTGAAGACCGTATCTTGGTTGCTTCTCCCAAGGTGGCGACTTATGATTTGAAGCCTGAAATGAGTGCTTACGAAGTAAAGGATAAGTTGGTCGCTGCAATCAATGAAAACAAATATGACTTTATCGTAGTAAACTATGCGAATGGCGACATGGTAGGGCATACTGGTATCTACGAAGCCATAGAGAAGGCCGTTGCAGCTGTCGATAATTGCGTAAAAGAAACGATTGAAGCTGCAAAAGTTCAAGGTTATGAAGCAATTATCATTGCCGATCATGGTAATGCTGACAATGCGGTAAATGAAGATGGGTCTCCTAATACGGCTCACTCGCTGAATCCTGTTCCTTGCATTTATGTAACGGAAAACAAAAACGCAGAGGTTGGTAATGGTCGTTTAGCGGATGTGGCTCCTACAATCTTGAAGATCATGGGTCTTGAAGCTCCGAAAGAGATGACCGGCAAAATCTTGATTAAATAA
- a CDS encoding DUF3109 family protein: protein MIQIDNVVVTLDVLREKFLCNLDVCKGECCVEGDAGAPLEKEEVAELEKVLPIIWDDLSPEARVVINKQGVCYKDEDGDLVTSIVNGKDCVFTCYDEKGCCYCSIEKAYRAGKVDFYKPISCHLYPIRVGNYGSLKAVNYHRWSVCKAAVLLGEKENVPIYKFLKEPLVRKFGEAWYKELDIAAEELKKGNVI, encoded by the coding sequence ATGATTCAGATAGATAATGTTGTTGTAACACTTGATGTTCTTCGTGAAAAATTTCTTTGTAACCTTGATGTCTGTAAAGGTGAATGTTGTGTAGAAGGCGATGCCGGGGCTCCACTCGAAAAGGAGGAGGTTGCAGAGTTGGAAAAAGTACTCCCCATTATTTGGGATGATCTCTCACCTGAAGCGCGCGTAGTGATTAATAAGCAAGGAGTGTGTTACAAGGATGAGGATGGTGATTTAGTTACTTCTATAGTGAATGGGAAAGATTGTGTATTTACCTGCTATGATGAAAAAGGTTGTTGCTATTGCTCCATTGAAAAAGCCTATCGTGCCGGTAAAGTGGATTTCTACAAACCGATCTCTTGCCATCTTTATCCTATTCGTGTCGGTAATTATGGCTCTTTAAAGGCTGTGAATTATCATCGCTGGAGTGTCTGCAAGGCTGCTGTTCTTTTGGGAGAGAAAGAGAATGTCCCCATTTATAAATTCTTGAAGGAACCTCTTGTTCGTAAATTTGGAGAGGCGTGGTATAAAGAATTGGACATTGCAGCAGAAGAGTTGAAAAAGGGTAATGTGATATAA
- a CDS encoding magnesium transporter CorA family protein — translation MRTYLYCEAGFVEKPQWQPNCWINVECPDADDLRFLTQDLEVPESFLNDIADVDERPRTETEDNWLLTILRIPMQSSQNGTPFTTVPIGIITNNEIIISVCYHRTEIMPDFINYTRRKGLKVNNKLDLILRLIYSSAVWFLKYLKQINNDVTAAEKALERSIRNEDLLQLMKLQKTLVYFNTSIRGNEVMIGRLKSIFQQPEYLDEELLEDVITELRQAYNTVNIYSDILTGTMDAFASIISNNVNTIMKRMTSISIILMVPTLIASFYGMNVDVHVDQVPHAFAFIVVFSVSVSAMAFVIFRKIKWF, via the coding sequence ATGAGAACTTATCTTTATTGTGAAGCCGGCTTTGTGGAAAAGCCGCAATGGCAACCAAATTGCTGGATAAACGTAGAATGTCCGGATGCCGATGATTTAAGATTCCTCACCCAAGATCTGGAAGTTCCTGAATCTTTCTTGAACGATATTGCCGACGTAGACGAGCGTCCACGTACGGAGACAGAGGATAACTGGTTGCTCACCATCCTACGCATACCTATGCAAAGTTCACAGAATGGTACGCCCTTCACCACTGTACCTATAGGGATTATCACGAATAACGAGATAATTATCTCTGTCTGCTATCACCGCACCGAGATAATGCCCGACTTCATCAACTACACCCGCCGAAAAGGACTTAAGGTGAATAACAAGCTTGATTTGATTCTGCGCCTCATCTACTCCTCAGCCGTATGGTTCCTGAAGTATCTGAAACAAATAAACAATGACGTAACCGCCGCTGAAAAAGCGTTGGAACGTAGCATTCGTAATGAAGATCTACTGCAACTCATGAAGCTGCAAAAGACATTGGTTTACTTCAACACCTCCATCCGTGGCAACGAAGTTATGATTGGAAGACTAAAAAGTATCTTTCAGCAGCCGGAATACTTGGATGAAGAGCTATTGGAAGACGTAATCACCGAACTTAGACAAGCATATAACACGGTGAACATATACAGCGACATCCTTACCGGAACAATGGATGCCTTTGCTTCTATCATTTCGAACAACGTGAACACAATCATGAAACGAATGACGAGTATTTCTATTATATTAATGGTACCTACTCTTATCGCAAGCTTTTATGGGATGAATGTAGACGTTCATGTCGATCAGGTGCCACATGCTTTCGCTTTCATTGTTGTTTTCTCTGTCTCTGTATCGGCTATGGCATTTGTGATCTTCCGAAAGATTAAATGGTTTTAA
- a CDS encoding GatB/YqeY domain-containing protein has protein sequence MDLFEKVSEDIKIAMRAKDKVALETLRNIKKFFIEAKTAPGANDSLTDADALKIMQKLVKQGKDSAEIYNQQNRQDLADAELAQVRIIETYLPKQLNAEELEAALKEIIAETGAKDAKDMGKVMGIASKKLAGLAEGRAISAKVKELLG, from the coding sequence ATGGATTTATTTGAGAAAGTCAGCGAAGACATTAAAATCGCAATGAGGGCGAAAGATAAAGTGGCTCTTGAAACATTGAGAAATATAAAGAAGTTTTTTATTGAAGCAAAAACAGCTCCTGGTGCAAATGACTCCCTTACGGATGCTGATGCATTAAAAATCATGCAGAAACTGGTAAAACAAGGTAAAGATTCAGCGGAAATATATAATCAGCAGAACCGTCAAGACTTAGCTGATGCAGAACTTGCCCAGGTAAGAATCATTGAGACCTATCTGCCTAAACAGCTAAACGCTGAAGAGCTGGAAGCAGCCCTGAAAGAGATTATTGCTGAAACGGGTGCCAAAGATGCCAAAGACATGGGTAAAGTAATGGGAATTGCCTCGAAAAAGCTAGCTGGACTAGCCGAAGGACGTGCAATCTCAGCAAAAGTGAAAGAATTACTCGGATAA
- the gyrB gene encoding DNA topoisomerase (ATP-hydrolyzing) subunit B, whose protein sequence is MTEEQIATNNGAYSADSIQVLEGLEAVRKRPAMYIGDTGLKGLHHLVYEVVDNSIDEALAGYCDHIEVTINEDNSITVQDNGRGIPVDFHEKEQKSALEVVMTVLHAGGKFDKGSYKVSGGLHGVGVSCVNALSIQMTALVERSGKMYKQEYSCGKPLYSVKEIGPSENNGTQIKFLPDASIFTETVYKYDILATRMRELAYLNAGITITLTDCRVINEDGSFKHERFHSVDGLKEFVRFVDSSREHLINDVIYLNTEKQGIPIEVAIMYNTSFSENIHSYVNNINTIEGGTHLAGFRRALTRTLKKYAEDSKMLDKVKIEIAGDDFREGLTAVISIKVAEPQFEGQTKTKLGNNEVMGAVDQAVGEALNYYLEEHPKESKLIVDKVILAATARHAARKAREMVQRKSPMSGGGLPGKLADCSDRDPDRCELFLVEGDSAGGTAKQGRNRAFQAILPLRGKILNVEKAMYHKALESEEIRNIYTALGVTIGTEEDSKEANMIKLRYKKIIIMTDADVDGSHIDTLIMTFFFRYMPQLIQNGYLYIATPPLYLCKKGKNEEYCWTDAQRQKFIETYGSGEEKAVHTQRYKGLGEMNAQQLWETTMDPDNRMLKQVNIENAAEADYVFSMLMGEDVGPRRQFIEENATYANIDA, encoded by the coding sequence ATGACTGAAGAACAAATTGCTACCAATAACGGCGCATATTCTGCCGATAGTATCCAGGTACTTGAAGGACTTGAAGCTGTAAGAAAACGCCCCGCAATGTACATTGGCGACACAGGCTTAAAAGGATTGCATCACTTGGTATATGAAGTCGTAGACAACTCTATTGACGAAGCATTAGCCGGTTATTGCGACCACATTGAAGTTACAATTAACGAAGATAACTCCATAACCGTTCAAGATAACGGACGTGGAATTCCGGTTGACTTCCATGAAAAAGAACAAAAATCCGCATTAGAGGTCGTAATGACTGTATTACATGCCGGCGGTAAATTCGACAAAGGCTCTTATAAAGTATCTGGAGGTTTGCATGGTGTAGGTGTATCTTGCGTAAATGCATTATCCATTCAAATGACTGCTTTGGTAGAAAGAAGCGGAAAGATGTATAAGCAAGAGTATTCTTGCGGAAAACCGCTCTATAGTGTGAAAGAAATTGGCCCCTCAGAGAATAATGGGACACAAATAAAGTTTCTTCCCGACGCATCAATCTTTACTGAGACTGTTTATAAATACGATATTCTGGCTACTCGCATGCGTGAGCTAGCTTACCTAAATGCCGGTATCACCATCACACTAACTGATTGTCGCGTTATCAACGAAGACGGCAGCTTTAAGCATGAAAGATTTCATTCGGTAGACGGGCTCAAAGAATTTGTTCGTTTTGTTGATTCATCTCGCGAACACCTGATTAACGATGTTATCTATTTAAATACGGAAAAGCAAGGCATTCCAATCGAAGTGGCCATCATGTACAACACTTCTTTTTCGGAAAACATTCACTCTTACGTCAACAACATCAATACCATAGAAGGTGGAACTCACTTGGCAGGTTTCCGTCGTGCATTGACACGTACACTGAAAAAGTATGCCGAAGATTCTAAGATGCTCGACAAGGTAAAGATTGAGATTGCCGGTGACGACTTCCGTGAAGGCTTAACAGCCGTTATATCAATTAAAGTTGCCGAACCACAGTTTGAAGGACAAACTAAAACCAAATTGGGGAACAATGAGGTAATGGGGGCTGTAGATCAAGCCGTTGGAGAAGCATTAAACTATTACTTGGAAGAACACCCCAAAGAATCAAAACTAATTGTAGACAAAGTTATACTAGCTGCTACTGCACGCCACGCTGCACGCAAAGCACGCGAAATGGTGCAACGTAAATCACCAATGTCAGGCGGCGGATTGCCCGGTAAACTAGCCGACTGCTCCGATCGTGATCCAGACAGATGTGAATTATTCCTTGTCGAGGGAGATTCAGCCGGTGGCACAGCTAAGCAAGGACGTAACCGTGCATTTCAGGCTATCCTACCCCTACGCGGAAAGATTTTGAATGTAGAGAAAGCGATGTATCACAAAGCACTTGAGAGCGAAGAAATACGTAACATATACACTGCGCTCGGAGTTACCATCGGTACTGAAGAGGACAGCAAAGAAGCCAACATGATTAAACTGAGATATAAGAAAATCATTATCATGACCGATGCCGACGTCGATGGATCACACATCGACACACTGATCATGACCTTCTTCTTTCGTTATATGCCTCAGCTTATTCAGAACGGATACCTATATATTGCCACTCCTCCACTCTATCTTTGCAAAAAGGGCAAGAACGAGGAGTATTGCTGGACAGATGCTCAACGTCAAAAGTTCATTGAAACTTATGGATCCGGAGAAGAAAAGGCTGTTCACACACAACGCTATAAAGGTTTGGGTGAAATGAATGCGCAGCAACTTTGGGAAACAACAATGGACCCTGACAACCGCATGCTGAAGCAGGTTAATATAGAAAATGCCGCTGAAGCCGATTATGTATTCTCTATGCTGATGGGTGAAGACGTCGGTCCTCGCCGCCAATTTATAGAGGAAAATGCTACATATGCCAATATTGACGCATAA
- the ftsZ gene encoding cell division protein FtsZ → MDEIVQFDFPTDSPKIIKVIGVGGGGGNAVNHMYKEGIHDVTFVLCNTDNQALAESEVPVKLQLGRSITQGLGAGNRPDRARDAAEESIEDIEALLNDGTKMVFITAGMGGGTGTGAAPVIARIAKEMDILTVGIVTIPFIFEGEKKIIQALDGVERIAQHVDALLVINNERLREIYSDLTFMNAFGKADDTLSIAAKSIAEIITMRGTVNLDFADVKTILKDGGVAIMSTGFGEGDSRVTKAIDDALHSPLLNNNDIFNAKKVMLNVSFCGNSELMMEEMNEIHEFMSKFSEGVEVIWGVAMDNALDKKVKITVLATGFGVEDVPGMDSVLERRSQEEEERQLQLEEEKEKNKERIRKAYGESANSIGSKNIHKRRHIYLFSPEDLDNDDIVSIVENSPAYLRDKTTLNQIKAKATVEEEKATEEAIDNSGVITF, encoded by the coding sequence ATGGACGAGATAGTACAATTCGATTTTCCAACCGATTCACCCAAAATTATTAAGGTAATAGGTGTTGGTGGCGGTGGCGGCAATGCTGTTAACCACATGTACAAAGAAGGCATACATGACGTAACATTCGTACTATGCAACACTGATAACCAAGCTCTGGCCGAATCAGAGGTGCCGGTAAAACTACAGTTAGGCCGTTCGATAACCCAAGGATTGGGAGCGGGTAATCGTCCTGACCGTGCCCGGGATGCAGCCGAAGAGAGCATTGAAGATATTGAAGCTCTGCTCAACGATGGTACTAAAATGGTATTCATCACTGCAGGAATGGGCGGTGGAACCGGAACAGGGGCCGCACCCGTAATAGCACGTATAGCCAAAGAAATGGACATCCTCACCGTTGGGATTGTTACTATACCATTCATCTTCGAAGGTGAAAAGAAAATTATTCAAGCGCTGGATGGTGTGGAACGAATTGCACAGCATGTTGATGCACTTCTGGTAATCAACAATGAACGCTTACGAGAAATATACTCCGACCTAACTTTCATGAATGCATTTGGAAAGGCCGACGACACACTTTCTATTGCCGCCAAAAGTATTGCCGAAATCATCACAATGCGCGGTACCGTTAACCTCGACTTTGCCGATGTGAAAACCATCCTCAAAGATGGCGGGGTAGCCATCATGAGTACAGGTTTTGGTGAGGGCGACAGCAGAGTAACGAAAGCGATAGATGATGCCCTACACTCTCCTTTACTAAACAACAATGATATCTTTAATGCTAAAAAAGTAATGCTCAATGTCTCCTTCTGTGGGAATTCGGAACTAATGATGGAGGAAATGAATGAAATTCATGAGTTCATGAGCAAGTTCAGCGAAGGAGTAGAGGTGATCTGGGGTGTTGCAATGGACAATGCGCTTGATAAAAAAGTGAAAATCACCGTATTAGCTACCGGATTTGGTGTAGAAGACGTTCCAGGCATGGACAGCGTGCTGGAAAGACGCAGTCAAGAAGAAGAAGAACGTCAATTACAACTCGAAGAAGAAAAAGAGAAAAACAAAGAACGTATTCGCAAAGCATATGGAGAGAGCGCTAACAGCATTGGTAGCAAGAACATCCATAAACGCCGCCACATCTATCTCTTTTCTCCCGAGGATCTTGACAATGATGACATTGTTTCTATTGTAGAAAACTCGCCTGCATATCTTCGGGATAAAACAACCTTGAACCAGATTAAGGCCAAGGCTACTGTAGAGGAAGAAAAAGCTACTGAAGAAGCAATAGACAACAGCGGAGTCATTACATTTTAA
- a CDS encoding sodium-translocating pyrophosphatase, producing the protein MDSLLFWLIPAAAFAALCFALYFHKQMMKESEGTPQMVKIAAAVRKGAMSYLKQQYKIVAWVFLGLVILFSIMAYGFEVQNSWVPIAFLTGGFFSGLSGFLGMKTATYASARTANAARTSLNKGLRIAFRSGAVMGLVVVGLGLLDISFWYLLLNWAIPADVLTPASKLCVVTTTMLTFGMGASTQALFARVGGGIYTKAADVGADLVGKVEAGIPEDDPRNPATIADNVGDNVGDVAGMGADLYESYCGAILSTAALGAAAFMHTADIGMQFKAVIAPMLIAAVGILLSIVGIFSVRTKENATMKDLLSSLAIGTNLSSVLIVVATFFILWLLQLENWALISCSVIVGLVVGLIIGRSTEYYTSQSYAPTRRLAESGKTGPATVIISGIGLGMLSTAIPVLAVVIGVIASYLFASNFDFLNVGMGLYGIGIAAVGMLSTLGITLATDAYGPIADNAGGNAEMAGLGEEVRKRTDALDSLGNTTAATGKGFAIGSAALTGLALLASYVEEIRIGLTRLGTTQLALPHGDVIDVSKATFLDFMNYYGVTLMNPKVLSGMFLGSMMAFLFCGLTMNAVGRAAGKMVDEVRRQFREIKGILTGEAEPDYERCVAISTKGAQREMILPSLLAILAPILTGFIFGVPGVLGLLVGGLSSGFVLAIFMANSGGAWDNAKKYVEEGNLGGKGSDVHKATVVGDTVGDPFKDTSGPSLNILIKLMSMVAIVMAGLTVAWSLF; encoded by the coding sequence ATGGATAGTTTACTCTTTTGGCTTATCCCTGCAGCCGCTTTTGCGGCTCTTTGTTTTGCTCTCTATTTTCATAAACAGATGATGAAAGAGAGCGAAGGAACTCCTCAAATGGTAAAAATTGCTGCGGCCGTTCGCAAGGGCGCCATGTCTTATCTGAAACAGCAGTATAAGATTGTGGCGTGGGTGTTTTTGGGCTTGGTGATTTTATTCTCGATTATGGCTTATGGCTTCGAAGTACAAAACTCTTGGGTGCCGATTGCTTTTCTTACCGGTGGCTTCTTTTCAGGACTCTCGGGCTTTCTGGGCATGAAGACAGCTACGTATGCTTCCGCTCGCACCGCAAATGCGGCTCGTACCTCTTTAAACAAGGGATTACGCATTGCTTTCAGAAGCGGGGCGGTGATGGGACTTGTTGTTGTAGGTTTGGGATTGCTTGATATTTCCTTTTGGTATTTGTTACTCAACTGGGCGATTCCCGCTGATGTGCTTACGCCGGCAAGTAAACTTTGTGTTGTAACGACTACCATGCTTACTTTTGGTATGGGTGCCAGCACGCAAGCACTTTTTGCTCGTGTGGGAGGTGGCATTTATACTAAAGCAGCAGATGTGGGTGCCGATCTTGTTGGTAAGGTTGAGGCCGGAATTCCGGAAGATGATCCACGTAATCCGGCTACGATTGCCGATAATGTGGGTGATAATGTAGGTGATGTAGCCGGGATGGGAGCTGATCTTTATGAATCCTATTGTGGCGCAATCTTGTCGACTGCTGCTTTGGGAGCTGCCGCGTTTATGCATACGGCGGATATTGGAATGCAGTTCAAGGCGGTGATTGCTCCTATGTTAATAGCTGCCGTTGGTATTTTATTATCCATCGTTGGTATCTTTTCGGTGAGAACGAAGGAAAATGCTACAATGAAAGATTTACTTAGCTCGCTGGCTATTGGTACTAATTTGAGTTCAGTCCTTATAGTGGTTGCAACTTTCTTTATTCTATGGCTTTTACAGTTGGAGAACTGGGCACTGATCTCATGTTCAGTTATTGTGGGTCTTGTTGTTGGTCTAATTATCGGTCGATCTACTGAATATTATACCTCTCAGTCATATGCTCCTACGCGAAGACTTGCTGAGAGTGGAAAAACCGGTCCTGCTACGGTAATCATTTCGGGTATTGGATTGGGCATGTTGTCGACTGCAATACCAGTGTTGGCTGTAGTGATTGGCGTTATTGCCTCTTATTTGTTTGCTTCTAATTTCGATTTCTTAAATGTGGGAATGGGTTTATATGGCATTGGCATAGCCGCTGTGGGAATGCTTTCTACTTTAGGCATCACTCTGGCGACAGATGCTTATGGACCGATAGCTGATAATGCGGGTGGTAATGCGGAAATGGCCGGTTTGGGTGAGGAGGTGCGTAAGCGTACGGATGCCCTTGATTCATTAGGGAATACAACGGCAGCAACCGGAAAAGGATTTGCTATAGGTTCTGCTGCACTAACAGGGCTTGCACTACTTGCTTCGTATGTGGAAGAGATCCGTATCGGACTCACGCGACTTGGCACTACACAGTTGGCTCTTCCTCATGGTGATGTTATTGATGTCTCAAAAGCTACGTTCCTTGATTTCATGAATTATTATGGCGTTACGCTGATGAATCCAAAAGTACTTTCCGGTATGTTTCTCGGTTCTATGATGGCATTCTTGTTCTGCGGTTTGACGATGAACGCGGTGGGGCGTGCAGCCGGAAAGATGGTAGATGAAGTTCGTCGGCAGTTTCGTGAGATAAAAGGCATTCTTACTGGCGAGGCAGAGCCTGATTATGAACGCTGCGTGGCTATATCTACAAAGGGTGCACAGCGAGAGATGATCTTACCTTCGTTACTTGCTATTCTCGCACCGATTCTTACCGGATTTATATTTGGTGTTCCCGGCGTACTGGGTTTGTTGGTTGGCGGATTGAGTAGCGGTTTTGTACTCGCCATCTTTATGGCTAATTCCGGTGGGGCATGGGACAATGCAAAGAAGTATGTAGAAGAAGGGAATTTGGGCGGTAAAGGTAGCGATGTTCATAAGGCTACTGTCGTTGGCGATACTGTTGGTGATCCGTTTAAAGATACTTCCGGCCCAAGCTTGAACATCTTGATTAAGCTGATGAGCATGGTCGCTATTGTGATGGCGGGACTTACTGTGGCTTGGAGCTTGTTCTAA
- a CDS encoding ribonuclease HII produces MLLPYLNEDLIEAGCDEAGRGCLAGAVYAAAVILPKDFKNELLNDSKQLTEKRRYALREVIEKEALAWAVGIVSPLEIDKINILNASFLAMHRALDQLTLSPQHLLIDGNRFKSYKTIPHTTVVKGDGKYLSIAAASVLAKTYRDDYMNSLHKEFPYYDWDHNKGYPTKKHRNAISLHGHSPYHRLTFNLLGDSQLQLSF; encoded by the coding sequence ATGTTATTACCTTATTTAAACGAAGATTTAATAGAGGCCGGTTGCGATGAAGCCGGACGCGGATGCTTGGCAGGAGCAGTATATGCTGCTGCTGTTATTCTTCCGAAAGACTTTAAGAATGAATTGCTGAATGACTCTAAACAATTGACAGAGAAACGACGCTATGCCTTGCGCGAAGTGATAGAAAAGGAAGCGTTGGCATGGGCCGTCGGAATCGTTTCTCCATTGGAGATTGATAAGATTAATATTCTGAATGCTTCGTTCTTGGCTATGCATCGGGCCTTAGATCAATTAACTCTTTCTCCGCAACATCTGTTGATAGACGGGAATCGCTTCAAGAGTTATAAAACCATTCCTCATACCACCGTAGTGAAGGGAGACGGCAAATATCTCTCGATAGCTGCCGCTTCTGTGCTTGCAAAGACTTATAGAGACGACTACATGAATAGCCTGCACAAAGAATTCCCTTACTATGATTGGGATCACAATAAGGGATATCCTACAAAGAAGCATCGTAATGCGATATCATTGCATGGTCATTCGCCTTATCATAGGCTCACTTTTAACTTGCTGGGCGATAGCCAGCTTCAATTGTCTTTCTGA